The Deltaproteobacteria bacterium PRO3 genome has a window encoding:
- a CDS encoding class I SAM-dependent methyltransferase encodes MISDPRPVSTIFRGPGSLPYFDLLLERLDRGHPDLDLAFGRHVHWGYWADPRRADLSARDFAAAAEALSQRVWRAALLKDGMSVLDAGCGFGGTIASLNENFQGMELVGLNIDRRQLERARGKLVPRAGNRIQLEEGDACAMPFPDAAFDAVLAVECIFHFPSREAFFREARRVLKPGGILALSDFVPKGYFRPFSASRFARRMLAPLFGTCRMDHTLKDYRRLGRETGFVSLWEEDIARNTVPTYPFLRRIQRDLTGAESWNKLGSYAAQWVSRFNWLRYMILAFHKLD; translated from the coding sequence ATGATAAGCGATCCGCGTCCGGTGTCCACGATTTTTCGCGGGCCCGGCTCTTTGCCCTATTTCGACCTCCTCCTCGAGCGCCTCGACCGTGGCCATCCCGACCTCGACCTGGCCTTCGGTCGCCACGTCCACTGGGGCTATTGGGCGGACCCCCGCAGGGCCGACCTGAGCGCGCGGGACTTCGCCGCGGCGGCGGAGGCGCTTTCGCAGCGGGTGTGGCGGGCCGCCTTGCTGAAGGACGGAATGAGCGTCCTCGACGCGGGCTGCGGCTTCGGCGGGACGATCGCCAGCCTCAACGAAAACTTCCAAGGCATGGAGCTGGTCGGCCTCAATATCGACCGGCGCCAGCTCGAGCGCGCCCGCGGCAAGCTCGTCCCGCGGGCGGGAAACCGCATTCAGCTGGAGGAGGGCGACGCCTGCGCGATGCCCTTCCCCGACGCCGCCTTCGACGCCGTCCTCGCGGTGGAGTGCATCTTTCACTTTCCGAGTCGCGAGGCCTTCTTTCGCGAGGCCCGTCGGGTGCTCAAGCCCGGCGGGATCCTGGCCCTCTCCGATTTCGTCCCGAAGGGTTACTTTCGGCCGTTCAGCGCCTCGCGGTTTGCGCGACGGATGCTCGCGCCCCTCTTCGGCACCTGCCGGATGGACCACACGTTGAAAGACTACCGGCGCCTCGGCCGCGAGACGGGCTTCGTCTCGCTTTGGGAGGAGGACATCGCCCGCAACACCGTCCCCACCTATCCCTTCCTGCGAAGGATCCAGCGGGATTTGACGGGAGCGGAGTCGTGGAACAAGCTCGGGAGCTATGCCGCC